The proteins below are encoded in one region of Streptomyces roseirectus:
- a CDS encoding universal stress protein encodes MKDQPVVVGVDGSDASMAAAQWAAREALRRDQPLRLVHAWNRYTRQRDTVLSSAAQRHLARRSLLRAGERVRAACPGLRIQDDLLAGPATAALVHEADRAAPLVLGSRGLGGFTGLLVGSVALGVVAKATRPVVLVRADADAPDEHVPETDGSPSTFTGYRDVVLALDVTDSCDEVIEFAFEAARLRGARLRAVYAWQSSGSFGLGPGDIALTEVSRAEEWLGCLRAVLTPWRDKYPDVTVLETVVEDKPAGALVRAAAAASLAVVGHRLTHRTGPVTHAAIQRAGCPVAVVPHG; translated from the coding sequence ATGAAGGATCAGCCCGTGGTCGTCGGAGTCGACGGATCCGACGCGAGTATGGCCGCCGCGCAGTGGGCGGCCCGCGAGGCGCTGCGGCGTGACCAGCCCCTGCGTCTGGTGCACGCCTGGAACCGGTACACCCGGCAGCGGGACACCGTCCTCTCCAGCGCGGCCCAGCGGCACCTGGCCCGGCGCTCACTGCTGCGGGCCGGGGAGCGGGTGCGCGCCGCGTGCCCCGGGCTGCGGATCCAGGACGACCTGCTGGCGGGTCCCGCGACCGCCGCCCTGGTGCACGAGGCCGACCGGGCGGCGCCGCTGGTGCTGGGCTCGCGCGGGCTGGGCGGGTTCACCGGGCTCCTGGTGGGGTCGGTCGCGCTCGGTGTGGTGGCGAAAGCGACGCGACCGGTCGTCCTGGTGCGCGCGGACGCGGACGCGCCGGACGAGCACGTCCCGGAGACCGACGGCAGCCCCTCGACGTTCACCGGCTACCGGGACGTCGTGCTCGCCCTCGACGTCACCGACTCCTGCGACGAGGTGATCGAGTTCGCCTTCGAGGCGGCCCGGCTGCGCGGCGCACGCCTGCGCGCCGTGTACGCCTGGCAGTCGTCCGGCTCGTTCGGCCTCGGGCCGGGCGACATCGCCCTCACGGAGGTGTCCCGGGCCGAGGAGTGGCTGGGCTGCCTCAGGGCCGTCCTCACGCCGTGGCGCGACAAGTATCCGGACGTGACGGTCCTGGAGACCGTCGTCGAGGACAAGCCGGCCGGCGCCCTGGTCCGCGCCGCGGCCGCCGCGAGCCTCGCCGTCGTCGGCCACCGCCTCACCCACCGCACGGGTCCCGTCACCCACGCGGCGATCCAGCGCGCCGGGTGCCCGGTCGCGGTGGTGCCGCACGGGTGA
- the ppdK gene encoding pyruvate, phosphate dikinase, protein MDKPTTYVHTFAEGDRTMAALLGGKGAGLAEMTRLGLPVPPGFTVTTEACTAYLATGQEPDGLGVEVARALAGLERATGRTLGDAEDPLLVSVRSGARFSMPGMMDTVLDIGLNDVSVTALAKASGRERFAWDSYRRLVQMFGHTVMGVDGGLFEAAMTGRELDAAELVALVEEFKDIIRKETGEEFPQDPGEQLVRAIRAVFDSWNGERARVYRHREHIADDLGTAVNVQAMVYGNLGPDSGTGVAFTRDPATGERGLYGDYLPDAQGEDVVAGVRDAVPLAELKTHVPRAHTELAGHLETLEDHYRDLCDVEFTVERGRLWILQTRIGKRTAEAAFRIAHDLREERTISADEALARVDGTELTRLMFPRFATRPGAAPLAHGLPASPGAAVGVAVFDSAEAVRRAAAGERTVLVRRETVPDDLPGMIAAEAVLTSRGGKTSHAAVVARGMGKVCVCGAESVTVDPDARLLTTADGTVVREGDTLSVDGTAGTVHLGALPLTASDVTRALETGTATGPLTEAVLGALAHADSVRRLEVRANADTPEDAARARALGAQGIGLCRTEHMFLGERRSLVEAMILARDDTARERALAALLPLQRADFTGILKAMDGLPVTIRLLDPPLHEFLPDRTALAVRLATAKHPDVRDRELLDAVERLHEQNPMLGLRGVRLGLAVPGLMAMQVRAVAEAVARRLRDGGRPRAEIMVPLVGTAEELRLACAETARVLAEVSAETGLPMDLPIGTMIELPRAALIAGQLAETADFFSFGTNDLTQTAWGLSRDDAEASFFPLYLEKGVLTASPFETIDEEGVGRLVELAVTFGRLANARLETGVCGEHGGDPASIRFFHRAGLTYVSCSPFRVPVARLEAGRATLEGTDTSDSR, encoded by the coding sequence ATGGACAAGCCGACCACGTACGTCCACACGTTCGCCGAGGGCGACCGGACCATGGCCGCTCTCCTGGGCGGGAAGGGCGCAGGGCTCGCGGAGATGACGCGGCTCGGACTGCCCGTCCCGCCCGGGTTCACCGTCACCACCGAGGCGTGCACCGCCTATCTGGCCACCGGGCAGGAGCCGGACGGGCTCGGTGTCGAGGTGGCCCGTGCCCTGGCCGGACTGGAGCGGGCCACGGGACGCACCCTCGGTGACGCCGAGGACCCGCTGCTGGTGTCCGTGCGCTCCGGCGCCCGGTTCTCGATGCCCGGGATGATGGACACCGTCCTGGACATCGGCCTCAACGACGTGTCGGTCACCGCGCTGGCCAAGGCGTCCGGCCGGGAACGCTTCGCCTGGGACTCCTACCGGCGGCTGGTGCAGATGTTCGGCCACACCGTGATGGGGGTGGACGGCGGCCTGTTCGAGGCGGCCATGACGGGACGCGAGCTGGACGCGGCCGAACTCGTCGCGCTCGTCGAGGAGTTCAAGGACATCATCCGCAAGGAGACGGGCGAGGAGTTCCCGCAGGACCCCGGCGAGCAACTGGTCCGGGCGATCCGCGCGGTCTTCGACTCCTGGAACGGCGAGCGCGCCCGCGTCTACCGGCACCGCGAACACATCGCCGACGACCTCGGCACCGCCGTCAACGTCCAGGCGATGGTCTACGGCAACCTCGGACCCGACTCCGGCACCGGCGTCGCCTTCACCCGCGACCCCGCGACCGGCGAACGTGGCCTGTACGGCGACTACCTGCCCGACGCACAGGGCGAGGACGTCGTCGCGGGGGTCCGGGACGCGGTCCCGCTCGCCGAGCTGAAGACCCACGTCCCCCGCGCCCACACCGAACTCGCCGGCCACCTGGAGACGCTGGAGGACCACTACCGGGACCTGTGCGACGTCGAGTTCACCGTCGAGCGCGGCCGGCTGTGGATCCTCCAGACCAGGATCGGCAAACGCACCGCCGAGGCCGCCTTCCGCATCGCCCACGACCTGCGGGAGGAGCGGACGATCAGCGCCGACGAGGCGCTGGCCCGGGTGGACGGGACCGAACTGACCCGGCTGATGTTCCCCCGCTTCGCGACCCGCCCCGGCGCCGCACCCCTCGCCCACGGTCTGCCCGCCTCGCCGGGCGCCGCCGTCGGGGTCGCCGTCTTCGACTCCGCCGAGGCCGTCCGCCGGGCCGCCGCCGGCGAGCGCACCGTCCTGGTCCGCCGCGAGACCGTCCCCGACGACCTGCCCGGCATGATCGCCGCCGAGGCCGTCCTGACCAGCCGCGGCGGCAAGACCAGCCACGCCGCCGTCGTCGCCCGAGGCATGGGCAAGGTCTGCGTGTGCGGCGCCGAGTCCGTCACCGTCGACCCGGACGCCCGCCTCCTGACCACCGCCGACGGGACCGTCGTCCGCGAGGGCGACACTCTCTCCGTCGACGGCACCGCGGGCACTGTCCACCTCGGCGCGCTCCCGCTCACCGCCTCCGACGTCACCCGCGCCCTGGAGACCGGCACGGCGACCGGACCGCTCACCGAGGCGGTCCTGGGTGCCCTCGCGCACGCCGACTCCGTGCGCCGGCTCGAGGTGCGCGCCAACGCCGACACCCCCGAGGACGCGGCCCGCGCCCGCGCGCTGGGCGCCCAGGGCATCGGGCTGTGCCGTACCGAGCACATGTTCCTCGGGGAGCGCCGCTCCCTCGTCGAGGCGATGATCCTCGCCCGCGACGACACCGCCCGCGAACGCGCCCTGGCCGCCCTGCTGCCGCTCCAGCGCGCCGACTTCACCGGCATCCTCAAGGCCATGGACGGCCTGCCGGTGACGATCCGGCTGCTTGACCCGCCGCTGCACGAGTTCCTGCCCGACCGCACCGCGCTCGCCGTCCGTCTGGCGACCGCGAAGCACCCGGACGTCCGTGACCGGGAACTCCTCGACGCCGTCGAACGCCTGCACGAGCAGAACCCGATGCTCGGACTGCGCGGGGTGCGCCTGGGCCTGGCCGTACCGGGTCTGATGGCCATGCAGGTACGGGCCGTCGCCGAGGCCGTCGCCCGGCGGCTGCGCGACGGGGGCCGGCCGCGCGCCGAGATCATGGTCCCGCTCGTCGGCACCGCCGAGGAACTGCGGCTGGCCTGCGCCGAGACCGCGCGCGTCCTCGCCGAGGTCTCCGCCGAGACCGGCCTGCCCATGGACCTGCCCATCGGCACGATGATCGAACTGCCGCGCGCCGCGCTCATCGCCGGACAACTGGCGGAGACGGCCGACTTCTTCTCCTTCGGCACCAACGACCTCACCCAGACGGCCTGGGGCCTGTCCCGCGACGACGCCGAGGCGTCCTTCTTCCCTCTCTATCTGGAGAAGGGCGTGCTCACCGCGTCGCCCTTCGAGACGATCGACGAGGAAGGCGTCGGCCGGCTGGTCGAACTCGCCGTCACGTTCGGCCGCCTCGCCAACGCCCGCCTGGAGACCGGGGTCTGCGGCGAACATGGCGGCGACCCCGCGTCCATCCGCTTCTTCCACCGGGCCGGCCTCACTTACGTCTCCTGCTCCCCCTTCCGCGTCCCCGTCGCCCGCCTCGAAGCGGGCCGCGCGACGCTGGAGGGCACGGACACGAGTGACAGCAGGTGA
- a CDS encoding MFS transporter, whose translation MPQPSRKQSETPADVASVPRRAWLMLALATLGFAVNFWAWALLSPLGPRFKDTLHLSSFQQSLLVAVPVVVGSLGRIPVGALTDRFGGRVMFPVVSAATVPPVLYLGSAGDTSLAALLAGGFFLGIGGTAFAVGVPFVTAWFPPERRGLAIGVFGMGMGGTAISALSTVKLVDAHGTASPFLITAAGLVAYAALAALVLRDAPGRTAVTQRLSHRLADTLRLPVTWQAAALYAVAFGGYVAFSVYLPTYLKNGYGLTQADAADRMAGFVLLAVAMRPVGGWLSDRVGPVRVLATALGAVLVGACVQSLTPDLAPVGTAAFLTMAGALGAGSGAVFALVALLAPADKVGSVTGVVGAAGGLGGFVPPLVMGGLYGVYGSYAVGLLLLGAVATGALVFTGTGVRSALGSRGPASARVPS comes from the coding sequence ATGCCCCAGCCGTCGAGGAAACAGAGCGAGACACCGGCGGACGTCGCTTCCGTCCCCCGCCGGGCGTGGCTGATGCTGGCCCTGGCCACGCTCGGCTTCGCCGTCAACTTCTGGGCCTGGGCGCTGCTCAGCCCGCTCGGCCCCCGCTTCAAGGACACCCTGCACCTCAGCTCCTTCCAGCAGTCGCTGCTGGTCGCCGTCCCCGTCGTGGTCGGCTCGCTGGGGAGGATCCCCGTCGGGGCGCTCACCGACCGGTTCGGCGGGCGCGTGATGTTCCCCGTGGTGTCGGCGGCCACGGTCCCGCCGGTGCTGTACCTCGGGTCGGCCGGGGACACCTCGCTCGCCGCGCTGCTGGCCGGCGGCTTCTTCCTCGGCATCGGCGGCACCGCGTTCGCCGTCGGGGTGCCGTTCGTGACCGCCTGGTTCCCGCCCGAACGGCGAGGGCTCGCCATCGGCGTCTTCGGCATGGGCATGGGCGGCACCGCGATCAGCGCGCTGAGCACGGTGAAACTGGTCGACGCGCACGGCACGGCGAGCCCCTTCCTGATCACGGCGGCCGGTCTCGTCGCCTACGCCGCCCTCGCCGCGCTCGTCCTGCGTGACGCGCCCGGCCGCACCGCCGTGACGCAGCGCCTTTCCCACCGGCTGGCCGACACCCTCCGCCTCCCGGTGACCTGGCAGGCCGCCGCCCTGTACGCCGTGGCCTTCGGCGGATACGTCGCCTTCTCCGTCTACCTGCCCACCTACCTCAAGAACGGCTACGGCCTCACCCAGGCCGACGCCGCCGACCGGATGGCCGGGTTCGTGCTGCTCGCGGTGGCGATGCGGCCGGTCGGCGGCTGGCTCTCCGACCGCGTCGGACCGGTCCGCGTCCTCGCGACCGCCCTCGGCGCCGTCCTTGTCGGGGCGTGCGTCCAGTCCCTCACCCCAGACCTCGCGCCGGTCGGCACCGCCGCCTTCCTCACCATGGCCGGGGCCCTCGGCGCGGGCAGCGGGGCGGTCTTCGCCCTCGTCGCCCTCCTGGCTCCCGCCGACAAGGTCGGCTCGGTCACCGGCGTCGTCGGCGCCGCCGGCGGCCTCGGCGGGTTCGTGCCGCCGCTCGTGATGGGCGGGCTCTACGGGGTGTACGGGTCGTACGCCGTCGGACTGCTCCTGCTCGGCGCGGTCGCCACGGGGGCGCTGGTCTTCACCGGGACCGGGGTGCGGTCCGCGCTGGGAAGCCGTGGCCCGGCGTCCGCCCGGGTCCCGTCCTGA
- a CDS encoding nitrate reductase subunit alpha, with product MANDRRTPGAGKWPLAARRLLTRREVSADGHAVFGTADARWEGFYRDRWAHDRVVRSTHGVNCTGSCSWMVYVKDGIITWEHQATDYPSIGADCPEYEPRGCPRGASFSWYTYSPSRVRYPYVRGELLTLWREARRRLGDPVAAWAEITGDPAKARAYKRARGKGGLVRASWEEVTELVAAAHVHTVKAYGPDRVAGFSPIPAMSMASFAAGARFLSLIGGTLLSFYDWYADLPIASPQVFGDQTDVPEAADWWNAGYLIMWGSNIPVTRTPDAHFLTETRYNGTKVVAVSPDYADNVKHADEWLAPHPGTDGALAMAMGHVILREFLVDRDVPYFRDYLSRFTDAPFLVTLREHDLGLVPGGFLTAADLGSDEEHARFKTVLLDGATGDPVIPGGSLGFRWGEAGRGRWNLDLGGVVPELSLLDRAEGAAEVVLPRFDEGATEGGSTMVRGVPVRRVGGHLVTTVFDLMLAQYGVGRPGLPGRWPSSYEDAGQPYTPAWQETVTSVPAAQAARIAREFARNAERTEGRSMIALGAGTNHWFHSDTIYRAFLALVTMTGCQGVNGGGWAHYVGQEKIRPLTGLQHLAFAFDWQRPTRHMAGTSYWYLNTDQWRYEAFGPDELASPLGTGRFAGRATADCLAQAVRLGWTPGHPGFDRNPLDLADEAAARGRTPADHVVGELTSGRLKFAVEDPDDPAVFPRVLTVWRANLLGSSGKGNEYFLRHLLGTDAAVRSAETPPEGRPREVVWREEAPEGKLDLLVTMDFRMTSTGLLADVVLPAATWYEKDDLSSTDMHPFVHAFTPAIAPPWQARTDHDTFLALADRFSELAAEHLGTRTDVVAVPLLHDTPDELAQPGGVVRDWKLGECAPVPGRTMPKLVTIERDYAAVARKMRALGPLLGTLGTTTKGVTVHPDREIEELGRRNGTLDGRPSLATASHLCEAILALSGTTNGRLATEGFRRLQERTGSEGLVGLAAEREAERITFADTRTQPRAVMTSYEWSGSETGGRRYSPFVINTEHLKPWHTLTGRQHFFVQHDWIAELGEQLPVYRPPLNARRHYGDDELGGDRAEVTVRYLTPHSKWSIHSAYQDNAHMLALSRGGPVIWMSTADASKIGVRDNEWIEAYNRNGVVVARAVVTHRMPEGTVYMYHAKDRTVNVPRSELSGKRGGIHNSLTRLLVKPTHLAGGCAQLTYAFNYYGPTGNQRDEVTVIRRRSQDVEY from the coding sequence ATGGCGAACGACAGAAGGACACCCGGCGCCGGAAAGTGGCCGCTCGCGGCGCGGCGGCTGCTGACCCGGCGTGAGGTGTCGGCCGACGGCCACGCGGTGTTCGGCACGGCCGACGCCCGCTGGGAGGGCTTCTACCGCGACCGCTGGGCGCACGACAGGGTGGTGCGTTCCACGCACGGCGTGAACTGCACGGGCTCCTGCTCGTGGATGGTGTACGTCAAGGACGGCATCATCACCTGGGAGCACCAGGCCACCGACTACCCGTCCATCGGCGCGGACTGCCCCGAGTACGAGCCGCGGGGCTGCCCGCGGGGCGCCTCGTTCTCCTGGTACACCTACTCCCCCAGCCGGGTCAGGTACCCGTACGTGCGGGGCGAGTTGCTGACGCTGTGGCGCGAGGCCCGGCGCCGGCTCGGCGACCCGGTGGCGGCCTGGGCGGAGATCACCGGTGACCCGGCGAAGGCCCGCGCCTACAAGCGGGCGCGCGGCAAGGGCGGGCTGGTGCGGGCGAGCTGGGAGGAGGTGACCGAACTGGTCGCCGCCGCCCACGTGCACACCGTCAAGGCGTACGGCCCGGACCGGGTCGCGGGGTTCTCGCCGATCCCGGCGATGTCGATGGCGTCGTTCGCGGCCGGTGCCCGTTTCCTGTCGCTGATCGGCGGGACGCTGCTGTCGTTCTACGACTGGTACGCGGACCTGCCGATCGCCTCGCCGCAGGTCTTCGGCGACCAGACGGACGTCCCCGAGGCCGCGGACTGGTGGAACGCGGGTTACCTGATCATGTGGGGCTCCAACATCCCCGTCACCCGCACGCCCGACGCGCACTTCCTGACCGAGACGCGCTACAACGGCACGAAGGTCGTGGCGGTCAGCCCCGACTACGCCGACAACGTCAAGCACGCCGACGAGTGGCTGGCACCGCACCCGGGGACGGACGGCGCGCTGGCCATGGCGATGGGCCACGTGATCCTGCGGGAGTTCCTGGTCGACCGTGACGTGCCGTATTTCCGCGACTACTTGAGCAGGTTCACCGACGCGCCGTTCCTGGTGACCTTGCGCGAGCACGATCTGGGGCTCGTCCCCGGCGGGTTCCTGACCGCCGCCGATCTCGGCAGCGACGAGGAGCACGCCCGGTTCAAGACGGTCCTCCTCGACGGGGCCACCGGTGATCCGGTGATCCCCGGCGGCTCGCTCGGCTTCCGGTGGGGAGAAGCCGGGCGAGGCCGCTGGAACCTCGATCTGGGCGGCGTGGTACCGGAGTTGAGCCTGCTCGACCGGGCGGAGGGGGCGGCCGAGGTGGTGCTGCCGCGCTTCGACGAGGGCGCGACCGAGGGCGGTTCGACGATGGTGCGGGGCGTGCCGGTCCGCAGGGTCGGCGGGCACCTGGTGACGACCGTGTTCGACCTGATGCTGGCCCAGTACGGGGTGGGCCGTCCGGGGCTGCCGGGACGCTGGCCGTCGTCGTACGAGGACGCGGGCCAGCCGTACACCCCGGCCTGGCAGGAGACGGTCACCTCGGTGCCGGCCGCGCAGGCCGCCCGGATCGCGCGGGAGTTCGCGCGCAACGCCGAGCGCACCGAGGGGCGTTCGATGATCGCGCTGGGTGCCGGGACCAACCACTGGTTCCACTCCGACACCATCTACCGGGCGTTCCTCGCACTGGTGACGATGACCGGCTGCCAGGGCGTGAACGGCGGCGGGTGGGCGCACTACGTCGGCCAGGAGAAGATCCGTCCGCTCACCGGACTCCAGCATCTGGCGTTCGCCTTCGACTGGCAGCGGCCCACCCGGCACATGGCGGGTACGTCGTACTGGTACCTGAACACCGATCAGTGGCGCTACGAGGCGTTCGGGCCGGACGAGCTGGCGTCCCCGCTGGGCACCGGTCGCTTCGCCGGCCGGGCCACCGCCGACTGCCTGGCACAGGCGGTCCGGCTGGGCTGGACGCCCGGCCATCCCGGGTTCGACCGCAACCCGCTGGACCTGGCGGACGAGGCGGCGGCTCGGGGGCGCACACCCGCGGACCACGTCGTCGGTGAACTCACCTCGGGGCGGCTGAAGTTCGCCGTCGAGGACCCCGACGACCCGGCCGTCTTCCCGCGGGTGCTGACGGTGTGGCGGGCGAACCTGCTGGGCTCCTCCGGCAAGGGCAACGAGTACTTCCTGCGCCACCTCCTCGGCACGGACGCGGCCGTCCGCTCGGCCGAGACCCCGCCGGAGGGCCGCCCGCGGGAGGTGGTGTGGCGGGAGGAGGCGCCCGAGGGCAAGCTCGACCTGCTGGTCACGATGGACTTCCGGATGACGTCGACCGGGCTGCTGGCCGACGTCGTCCTGCCGGCCGCGACGTGGTACGAGAAGGACGACCTGTCCAGCACGGACATGCACCCCTTCGTGCACGCCTTCACCCCGGCCATCGCCCCGCCCTGGCAGGCCCGCACCGACCACGACACGTTCCTGGCGCTCGCCGACCGCTTCAGCGAGCTGGCCGCCGAGCACCTGGGCACCCGGACCGACGTCGTCGCCGTCCCCCTCCTGCACGACACCCCGGACGAACTCGCCCAGCCCGGCGGGGTGGTGCGGGACTGGAAGCTCGGCGAGTGCGCGCCGGTCCCCGGCCGGACCATGCCGAAGCTGGTCACGATCGAGCGCGACTATGCGGCCGTCGCCCGGAAGATGCGTGCCCTCGGCCCGCTCCTGGGCACCCTCGGCACCACGACGAAGGGCGTCACCGTCCACCCGGACCGGGAGATCGAGGAGCTGGGACGACGCAACGGCACCCTCGACGGCCGCCCCTCGCTGGCCACCGCGTCCCACCTGTGCGAGGCGATCCTCGCCCTGTCCGGCACCACCAACGGCCGCCTGGCGACCGAGGGTTTCCGCCGGCTCCAGGAACGGACCGGCAGCGAGGGCCTGGTGGGGCTGGCCGCCGAACGGGAGGCCGAGCGCATCACCTTCGCCGACACCCGCACCCAGCCCCGCGCGGTCATGACGTCGTACGAGTGGTCCGGCAGCGAGACCGGGGGCCGCCGCTACTCCCCGTTCGTCATCAACACCGAGCACCTGAAGCCCTGGCACACCCTCACCGGCCGCCAGCACTTCTTCGTCCAGCACGACTGGATCGCCGAACTCGGCGAGCAACTGCCCGTCTACCGGCCGCCGTTGAACGCCCGAAGGCACTACGGCGACGACGAACTCGGCGGTGACCGCGCGGAGGTGACGGTCCGTTACCTCACCCCGCACTCCAAGTGGTCCATCCACTCGGCGTACCAGGACAACGCCCACATGCTCGCCCTCTCCCGGGGCGGCCCGGTGATCTGGATGTCCACGGCCGACGCGTCGAAGATCGGCGTCAGGGACAACGAGTGGATCGAGGCGTACAACCGCAACGGCGTCGTCGTCGCCCGCGCGGTGGTCACCCACCGGATGCCCGAGGGCACGGTGTACATGTACCACGCCAAGGACCGCACGGTGAACGTCCCGAGGTCCGAGCTCAGCGGGAAGCGGGGCGGCATCCACAACTCGCTGACGAGGCTGCTGGTCAAACCCACCCATCTCGCGGGCGGCTGTGCCCAGTTGACGTACGCCTTCAACTACTACGGCCCGACCGGCAACCAGCGCGACGAGGTCACCGTGATCCGCCGCCGTTCACAGGACGTGGAGTACTGA
- the narH gene encoding nitrate reductase subunit beta, which yields MRVLAQVAMVMNLDKCIGCHTCSVTCKQTWTNRPGVEYAWFNNVETKPGVGYPRRYEDQEHWKGGWALDGRGRLVLRSGGRARRLLSLFANPDLPSVEDYYEPVTYDYDHLVSAPAGPDLPVARPRSLLTGRPAAVTWGANWEDGLGGAPEHAGDDPNLSGSWAEKVRFEFEQTFLFHLPRLCEHCLNPACVAACPSGALYKRVEDGIVLVDQDRCRGWRMCVTACPYKKVYVNHATGKAEKCTFCFPRVEAGRPTVCSETCVGRLRYLGLLLYDADRVAGAAATPDARDLLEAQRDVFLDPRDPEVAAAARESGIPEDWLDAARRSPVHDLVVRHRIALPLHPEYRTLPMVWYVPPLSPVLDAVTGAGGDQDDPDHVFAAVTRLRIPLEYLAELFTAGDTDVVAGVLMKLTALRSYMRRRALGEPGDDAALKAVRLTPGDAEELHRLLAVAKYADRYVVPAAHREDAAALGALENRCPVESPAGRRVPLGMPTLRRSGGGRP from the coding sequence ATGCGCGTGCTGGCCCAGGTGGCGATGGTGATGAACCTCGACAAGTGCATCGGCTGCCACACGTGTTCGGTGACCTGCAAGCAGACGTGGACCAACCGGCCCGGCGTCGAGTACGCCTGGTTCAACAACGTCGAGACGAAACCCGGCGTCGGCTACCCGCGCCGCTACGAGGACCAGGAGCACTGGAAGGGCGGCTGGGCCCTCGACGGGCGGGGCCGGCTGGTCCTGCGTTCGGGCGGCCGGGCCAGACGCCTGCTGTCGTTGTTCGCCAATCCCGACCTGCCGTCCGTCGAGGACTACTACGAGCCCGTCACCTACGACTACGACCACCTCGTCAGCGCCCCCGCCGGTCCCGATCTCCCGGTGGCCCGGCCCCGCTCGCTCCTGACCGGCAGGCCGGCCGCCGTCACCTGGGGCGCCAACTGGGAGGACGGGCTGGGCGGGGCGCCGGAGCACGCGGGCGACGACCCGAACCTCAGCGGGAGCTGGGCGGAGAAGGTGCGGTTCGAGTTCGAGCAGACCTTCCTCTTCCATCTGCCCCGCCTGTGCGAGCACTGCCTCAACCCGGCCTGCGTGGCGGCCTGTCCGTCCGGGGCGCTGTACAAGCGGGTCGAGGACGGCATCGTCCTCGTCGACCAGGACCGCTGCCGGGGCTGGCGGATGTGTGTGACGGCGTGCCCGTACAAGAAGGTGTACGTCAACCACGCCACCGGCAAGGCCGAGAAGTGCACGTTCTGCTTCCCGCGCGTCGAGGCGGGCCGACCCACCGTGTGTTCGGAGACCTGCGTGGGGCGGCTGCGCTACCTCGGCCTGCTCCTGTACGACGCCGACCGCGTCGCGGGGGCCGCGGCCACCCCGGACGCGCGGGATCTGCTGGAGGCGCAGCGGGACGTCTTCCTCGACCCCCGTGACCCCGAAGTCGCCGCCGCCGCGCGGGAGTCGGGCATCCCGGAGGACTGGCTGGACGCCGCCCGCCGCTCCCCTGTCCACGACCTCGTCGTCCGGCACCGGATCGCTCTGCCGCTGCACCCGGAGTACCGCACCCTGCCCATGGTCTGGTACGTGCCCCCGCTCTCCCCGGTGCTGGACGCCGTCACCGGCGCGGGCGGGGACCAGGACGACCCCGATCACGTCTTCGCGGCCGTCACCCGGCTGCGCATCCCGCTGGAGTACCTGGCCGAGCTGTTCACCGCCGGGGACACGGACGTCGTCGCCGGGGTGCTGATGAAACTGACGGCGCTGCGCTCGTACATGCGCCGGCGCGCGCTGGGCGAGCCGGGGGACGACGCCGCGCTGAAGGCCGTCCGTCTCACGCCCGGGGACGCCGAGGAGCTGCACCGGCTGCTCGCGGTCGCCAAGTACGCCGACCGGTACGTGGTTCCGGCGGCGCACAGGGAGGACGCGGCGGCGCTGGGCGCGCTGGAGAACCGCTGCCCGGTCGAGTCGCCCGCGGGCCGCCGGGTGCCGCTGGGCATGCCCACGCTGCGCCGGAGCGGCGGAGGCCGTCCGTGA
- the narJ gene encoding nitrate reductase molybdenum cofactor assembly chaperone encodes MSPLPSSLPAMVRTRVRAAVLRPSRLTPEEAEARALLLRLCSLLLQYPDRELVAGRAELANAVAALPRSRAAGELAVFLAWFAGQEGEALERHYVEMFDLRRRSGLHLTYYLHGDTRRRGMALLTLSRRYRAAGWDVGGGELPDHLPVVLEFAALAGPGGGEAPLRQHRRGLELIRCALAEAGSPYRHVLAALCGLLPPPTRADLAAVARLAADGPPAEEVGLTPYGYGEFAPPPACQEDSR; translated from the coding sequence GTGAGTCCGCTGCCCTCGTCCCTGCCCGCCATGGTCCGCACCCGGGTGCGGGCCGCCGTGCTCCGTCCGTCCCGGCTCACGCCGGAGGAGGCCGAGGCGCGGGCCCTGCTGCTGCGGCTGTGCTCCCTGCTGCTCCAGTATCCGGACCGTGAACTCGTCGCGGGGCGCGCCGAGTTGGCGAACGCCGTGGCAGCGCTGCCGCGTTCGCGCGCCGCCGGTGAACTGGCCGTCTTTCTCGCCTGGTTCGCTGGGCAGGAGGGCGAGGCGCTGGAGCGGCACTACGTCGAGATGTTCGACCTGCGGCGCAGGAGCGGTCTCCACCTCACGTACTACCTGCACGGCGACACCCGCCGCCGGGGCATGGCGCTGCTGACGCTCAGCCGGCGTTACCGCGCGGCCGGCTGGGACGTCGGTGGCGGGGAGCTGCCCGATCATCTGCCGGTGGTGCTGGAGTTCGCGGCGCTGGCGGGTCCGGGCGGCGGGGAGGCTCCGCTGCGTCAGCACCGGCGTGGCCTGGAGCTGATCCGGTGTGCGCTGGCGGAGGCCGGCTCGCCCTACCGGCACGTGCTGGCCGCGCTGTGCGGTCTGCTGCCGCCGCCCACGCGGGCCGACCTGGCCGCCGTCGCACGGCTCGCCGCCGACGGGCCGCCCGCCGAGGAGGTGGGCCTCACCCCGTACGGGTACGGCGAGTTCGCGCCCCCGCCCGCCTGCCAGGAGGACTCCCGGTGA